In the Streptomyces cinnamoneus genome, TCGCGTGTCAACAAGGGCGCCGCGAGGGGACTTTGTTCCCGGACGTCGTCGGGCGGGGAGCGGAGGAGATCGCGGTGACTTTGCGGCGGACGGACGACCTGTGCATCGGCGCCGTCGTCCCCCGGACCGGCCGGCTGGCCCGGCTGGGGGACCCCCTGGCCTTCGCGCTGGAACGGCTGGCGCCCCGGCTCGCCCGCCCCGGCCGCGGCAACCGGCGCCGCACGTTCCGGCTGGCCTGGCGCGACAGCCAGTCCGACCCTGACGGGGCCCGCCGGGCCGTCGCCGAACTGGTGCGCGACGAGGGCGCGCGGATGGTGGTCACCCTGGGCGGCACCCGGGTGCTGCCCGCCGTGGCGGACGCCTGCGAGGTCCTCGGCATCCCGTGCCTGTCCACGGGCTTTCCGTGGCAGGCGTACGTGTTCGGCCGGGGCGGCGACCCGGCGCGGCCGTTCCGCTGGACGTACCACTTCGCGTGGGGACTGGACGACATCGCGACGGTGTTCGCGGAGCTGTGGGAGCACCTCGGGCCGGGCCGGACGGTGGGCTGCCTGTGGAACACCGGCCCGCAGGGCCAGCTGCTGCGCGACCCGCGGCACGGCTTCGCTCCGGTGGCGGCCGCGCGGGGCCACACCCTGGTGGACCCGGGCGGGTACCGGGAACCGGCCACCTGCTTCGAGGGCCACGTCCACCGGTTCAAGGAGGCGGGGGTGGAGGTCGTCACCGGCGCGGCCACGGCCGGGGACATGGCGCTGTTCCACCGGCAGGCCCGCGAGGCCGGCCTGCGCCCCCGGCTGATCACCTGCTCCCGCTGGCTGACCCACCCGGGCGAGGGGGGCGTGCCGGACGGCCTGGCGGAGGCCGACGTCGCGACGCTCGTCTACTGGACGCCGCGCCACCCCTTCCGCTCCTCGCTGGACGGCACCACCACGGCCGGGCTCGCCGAGGAGTACCAGCGCACGACGGGCCGGCCCTGGCTCCAGCCCCTGGGGCTCGCGCACGCCCTGCTGGAGGTGGCCGCGCACGCGCTGGCGACCGCCGACGACCCCATGGACCGGCACGCGGTGGCCGCCGCGCTGGGCCGCACCCGGCTGGCGACGGTCGCCGGCCTGCTGGACTTCACGGCCGGCCCCACCCCCAACATCGCCCTGGTGCCGCTGATCGGCGGGCAGTGGCGCTCCGGCCGGCGCCGGGGCCACGAGCTCACCCTGGTGACCAACGCCCGGCTGCCGAAGGTCGCGCCGAACGCGGAGCTGAGCGTGGGGCCGTAGGCCGTGTCCGCGAAGGCCCGGACTCCCCCGGCTACCGCTGGGGGGTGCCCCGGCACCCGACGCCCCGGACCACGTCCGGCGAGCGCACGGCGCTGCTTCGCGGACACGGCCCAGGATCCGGACGGGACGTACGCGTGGGCCCCGGGCGCGCTCGTACCGCCCGGACCGGGCACGGTCCGGGCGGTACGGGGGCCGGCCTTTGTCAGCCGCGGGGGCCCGGGCTCCCGGACGGCACCGCCGAACCGGCGGCCTGGCGGGCGGTCAGGGCCGCGGCGACGGCGAGGAGCGCGGCACCCGCCAGCGGGAGCGCCCAGGAGGAGGTCAGGGAGAGCGTGGCCCCGCCGATGCCGCCGCCGAGCGCGACGCCGAGGTAGGAGGACGCGCTGCTGACGGAGACGGCGATGGTGGGGGCGGCCGGCGCGCGGTCCATGACGCGCTGGATCTGGGCACCCGGCACGATCCAGTACAGGACGCCCCAGGCGACGGTCGCCGCCAGGAAGACCACCGTGGCCGGGCCCTCGGCGACCCGGGTGACGAGGGCGGCCAGCGCCAGGGCGGCGAACGCCGCGATGACGCCGAGCACCCCGGTCAGGTAGGCGCGGTCCGGCCCCCGCCGGTCGCTCATCCGGCCGCCCAGCGCCGTGCCGGCCGCGGCGGCGACACCCCAGGCGAACAGCACCGCGCTGACGCCCGCCGCGCTGAGCCCCGTCACGTCGCGGGCGAACACGGCGAGGTAGGTGTAGACGGTGAAGCTGCCGGCCACCGCGCAGGTGTTGGCCAGCACGACGAGCAGTACGGCCGGCTCGGCGGCGACCCTCAGCCGCGCCCCCATCGTGATCGGGGGCGGCGACGGCGTGGCGGGCAGCGTGGCGGCCAGTCCGGCGATGCCCACGCCGGCGAGCCCGGCGATCACCCCCAGCGTGGCGCGCCAGCTGCCCAGGGCGCCGACCAGGGTGCCGATCGGCACCCCGAGCGCCGTGGCCAGCGACAGGCCGCCCACGACCAGGGACACCGCGCGGCCGCGGTGGCGCTCGTCGGTCATGGCCGTGGCCGCGGCCACCGCGGTGTTCATGTACACCGCGGCGGCCGCACCCGCCAGGACCCGGGCCGCGAGCAGCGTCGGATAGTCGGGGGCGAGGGCGCCCAGCAGGTTGGCCAGCAGGAAGAGGCCGAGTGAGCCGTAGAGCATGACGCGCCGGCTGACGTTCGCGGTCAACGTCATCAGCACCGGGGCGCTGACGGCGTAGCTGAGGGCGAAGACGGTGACCAGCTGGCCCGCCACCGAGACGGAGACGTGGAAGTCGTCCGCGATCGACTGGAGGATGCCGGTCGTGACGTACCCGTCCGTGCCGACGGCGAAGGCGCCGAGGGCGAGGACCAGGACCGCCGACCGGTGCGACATGCCGGCCCGTCCCTCATCGTGCTGCCGACTCACCGAGCGGTGCCGCCTTCCACGAGGCCCTCGTCGGCCAGGCAGCCCGCCATCAGCTCGGTGGTGACGAGCAGGGCGCGCGAGCGGAGCGGGTCGGCCCCGAAGCGGTCCGCGAAGACCTCGGCGGCCAGGTCGCGGCCGGTGGCGCCGGCCGGGCCCGCGCCGCGCAGGGCGGCCAGCAGGGCCGGGAGCCGCTGCTCGGTCACCGCCACGTCGTCGGCGGTCCCCAGTTCCCAGAAGCCGTCGGGCAGGTCCAGCGCCCGGCCCCGGTACAGCCGCACGGCGGCGGGCGCCGCGTCGTCCGGGGCGCCGCCCACGGCGGTGAGCGTGTCGTCGAGCGTGAGGGGTGCGGAGAGGTCGGTGAAGGTGACCTCGCCCGTGCCGCCGGAGCGGCTGATCATCCCGCAGGCGAAGTAGTGCGGCTGCTCGAAGCGGCGCATGTGGTCGTCGACGATGTCCAGCACCTGCGCCGACGTCAGCTCGGGGTTGTGCCGCCGCGCGTGCAGGGCAGTCAGGGCCGCCCGCACCTCCGGGACCGTACGGCCGTCGGCGACGACGGTGACGTCGTGGCCGGCTTCCTTGGCGAAGGCCTCGATGTCCGGCAGCAGCAGGGGCCCCGAGGCGTCGCCGAGGCTCTGGAACCGGGTGATCAGCAGCCCGTCCCGGGGGTCGAGCAGACCGGCCGCGCGGCGCAGCAGCCGGCGGTTGAGGTCCAGGCCGTCGGGCCCTCCGTCGCCGGCCGCGGAGTACCGCAGGGCGGGCGGCACAGGCGCGTAGGGGAGGTTGGCGACGACGCAGTTGAAGGGGGCGTCGGGGGTGTGATCGCGGAAGAAGTCGCCGTGCCAGGTGTGGACACGGTCGTCGAGGCCGTTGAGGGCGGCCGTCAGGGCGGTGGCGTCCAGGCAGTCCTGCTGGAGGTCGGCGCCGGTCACCTCGGCGCACCCCAGGGCGAGGGCGCAGGTGGTGATGCCGGAGCCGCAGCCCACGTCCAGGGCGCGTCCGGTGGGGCGGGCCCGCAGGATCGTGTCGACGAACCGCAGCGAGTCCTCGCCGACGTAGACGTTGCCGGTGCCCGGCTCGCCGCCCTCGGCCGGCCGGTCGCGGGCGGCGAGCAGGCCGCGGAAGGCGGTGACCTCCCAGCGGCCCGGGCCGCCCGCGTCGTCGGCCAGGCCGAGCGCGGTGAGCCGTTCGGCGAGGGCGGGCGCGAGGCGGCGGTCCGGTCGCCGACCGAGGTGGAGCAGGTTCCACAGGGCGGAGCCGGTGTCGTCGCCGGGGGCGGCGGCCGCGGGGGGCCAGGGCTCCCACGGCAGTGCGGAGCGGCGGCGGGCGTGCTCCACCCGCTCGGCGAAGGCGCTCCGCCGCAGCAGGCCGGTGAGGGGGCCGGGGTCGGGTGCGGTCATGCGGCGGTGACACCGCCCTGCTCGCGGGCGGCCCGGTGGGCGGCGGCGGCCGCCACGAACGCCTCGAACACCGGTCGGGAGGGGCCCACTTCGGGGTGTCCCTGGATGCCGAGGGCGAAGCGGTGGCCGGTCAGGCTGATCGTCTCGACGACGTCGTCGGCGCTCCAGCCGGTGGCGACGACGCCGGTGCCGAGGGTGTCGACGGCCTGGTGGTGGAAGCAGGGCAGGTCGCTCTCGGCGCCGAGGAGCGAGCCCGGCAGGGCGTCGGTGCGCAGGGTGATCCGACTGGAGGCGAACACCGGTTCGGCGGGCATGTGGTCGTCGTTGCCGACCAGGTCGGGCAGGTGGGGCAGGAGGGTGCCGCCGCGCAGCACGTTCATCAGCTGCATGCCGCGGCACACCCCGAGGACCGCCCGGTCGCCCTCCAGGGCCAGGCGCAGCAGGGCGCTCTCCCAGGTGTCGCGCTCGGGGGCCAGCGTGCCGGTGTGCGGGCCGGGTTCGGCCCGGTAGAGGGCGGGGTCGATGTCGGCGCCGCCGACCAGCAGCAGTCCGTCGAGGCCGGCCATGACGGAGGCGGCCTCGGGCTCGGCGCCGGAGGGCGGTAACAGGACGGGGACGCCGCCGGCCGCGGTGACCGCGGCGACGAAGTCGGTCGGGACGAGGGAGGCGTGCCGGTGCCACCCGCGCCAGGAGGCGTCCTCCTGGTAGGTGGTGATGCCCACCGTCGGCTTGTCGATGGTCTTCCCCTTCACTTCGCCGCGTCCAGGACCCAGGCGGAGCCGTGCTGGGTGAACCCGATGTGCGGGTAGTACTCCGTGGCGGCCGGCGCGGAGAGCAGGACGATCTTCGCCTGGGGGGCGGCCTGCTGGACGTGCCGGATGAGGTCCACCCCGATGCCGCGCCGCTGGTGGGCGCGGTCGACCGCGATGTCGCTGAGGTAGGTGACGTAGGAGCGGTCGCTCACGCAGCGCGCGATGCCGGCCAGGCGG is a window encoding:
- a CDS encoding MFS transporter, which produces MSHRSAVLVLALGAFAVGTDGYVTTGILQSIADDFHVSVSVAGQLVTVFALSYAVSAPVLMTLTANVSRRVMLYGSLGLFLLANLLGALAPDYPTLLAARVLAGAAAAVYMNTAVAAATAMTDERHRGRAVSLVVGGLSLATALGVPIGTLVGALGSWRATLGVIAGLAGVGIAGLAATLPATPSPPPITMGARLRVAAEPAVLLVVLANTCAVAGSFTVYTYLAVFARDVTGLSAAGVSAVLFAWGVAAAAGTALGGRMSDRRGPDRAYLTGVLGVIAAFAALALAALVTRVAEGPATVVFLAATVAWGVLYWIVPGAQIQRVMDRAPAAPTIAVSVSSASSYLGVALGGGIGGATLSLTSSWALPLAGAALLAVAAALTARQAAGSAVPSGSPGPRG
- a CDS encoding ABC transporter substrate-binding protein, with the protein product MTLRRTDDLCIGAVVPRTGRLARLGDPLAFALERLAPRLARPGRGNRRRTFRLAWRDSQSDPDGARRAVAELVRDEGARMVVTLGGTRVLPAVADACEVLGIPCLSTGFPWQAYVFGRGGDPARPFRWTYHFAWGLDDIATVFAELWEHLGPGRTVGCLWNTGPQGQLLRDPRHGFAPVAAARGHTLVDPGGYREPATCFEGHVHRFKEAGVEVVTGAATAGDMALFHRQAREAGLRPRLITCSRWLTHPGEGGVPDGLAEADVATLVYWTPRHPFRSSLDGTTTAGLAEEYQRTTGRPWLQPLGLAHALLEVAAHALATADDPMDRHAVAAALGRTRLATVAGLLDFTAGPTPNIALVPLIGGQWRSGRRRGHELTLVTNARLPKVAPNAELSVGP
- a CDS encoding methyltransferase domain-containing protein; its protein translation is MTAPDPGPLTGLLRRSAFAERVEHARRRSALPWEPWPPAAAAPGDDTGSALWNLLHLGRRPDRRLAPALAERLTALGLADDAGGPGRWEVTAFRGLLAARDRPAEGGEPGTGNVYVGEDSLRFVDTILRARPTGRALDVGCGSGITTCALALGCAEVTGADLQQDCLDATALTAALNGLDDRVHTWHGDFFRDHTPDAPFNCVVANLPYAPVPPALRYSAAGDGGPDGLDLNRRLLRRAAGLLDPRDGLLITRFQSLGDASGPLLLPDIEAFAKEAGHDVTVVADGRTVPEVRAALTALHARRHNPELTSAQVLDIVDDHMRRFEQPHYFACGMISRSGGTGEVTFTDLSAPLTLDDTLTAVGGAPDDAAPAAVRLYRGRALDLPDGFWELGTADDVAVTEQRLPALLAALRGAGPAGATGRDLAAEVFADRFGADPLRSRALLVTTELMAGCLADEGLVEGGTAR
- a CDS encoding GNAT family N-acetyltransferase, which translates into the protein MWKCEVIDAADLDVAEVAELYRASGLAERRPVEDTERFTAMVRNANLVVVARVDDRLAGIARCVSDRSYVTYLSDIAVDRAHQRRGIGVDLIRHVQQAAPQAKIVLLSAPAATEYYPHIGFTQHGSAWVLDAAK
- a CDS encoding gamma-glutamyl-gamma-aminobutyrate hydrolase family protein, whose protein sequence is MKGKTIDKPTVGITTYQEDASWRGWHRHASLVPTDFVAAVTAAGGVPVLLPPSGAEPEAASVMAGLDGLLLVGGADIDPALYRAEPGPHTGTLAPERDTWESALLRLALEGDRAVLGVCRGMQLMNVLRGGTLLPHLPDLVGNDDHMPAEPVFASSRITLRTDALPGSLLGAESDLPCFHHQAVDTLGTGVVATGWSADDVVETISLTGHRFALGIQGHPEVGPSRPVFEAFVAAAAAHRAAREQGGVTAA